Proteins from a genomic interval of Desulfofustis limnaeus:
- a CDS encoding FIST signal transduction protein, whose amino-acid sequence MLRTAIGFSDNIDHCQAITETLDQCQAMLGATVPQAGIFFTSLLDGDFSFFLNEIKKRYPTIELIGCTTDGEIVPGHGFVEDAVALLLLASDHLCFAGGVARDLSHHGEDALVTAVEACRARLPGEPSFGIILPDGLTTIDLPLATMMQRATGSRFPLFGGTAGDHYRLQTTYQFHERQVYSDAAPLLLCSGPVTITSRVLTGNEPIGRFYEATSADKNILREIDGRPAADFYRELLGSYVKDQAISQLPLAIYEFNSYEFCLRDPWVVDDQSGTVSCIGTFPERCRIRLTSISREDILRTAREANEAILHRHPGGPPELILLFPCTSRRHVLGSMTNDEFAVLFESEKAPPFFGFYCYGEIGPPAEHRPTLFHSDTYIAVGLSEPS is encoded by the coding sequence ATGCTACGAACGGCAATCGGCTTCAGCGATAACATCGACCACTGCCAGGCCATAACCGAAACCCTTGATCAGTGCCAGGCGATGCTTGGCGCCACGGTCCCGCAGGCGGGCATCTTTTTCACCTCCCTTCTGGACGGTGATTTTTCTTTTTTTCTCAACGAGATAAAAAAACGCTATCCGACCATTGAGTTGATCGGCTGTACCACCGACGGCGAGATCGTCCCCGGTCACGGCTTCGTCGAGGATGCCGTGGCCCTGCTGCTGCTCGCCTCGGATCACCTCTGTTTTGCCGGCGGCGTCGCCCGGGATCTGTCACACCATGGCGAGGACGCTCTGGTTACAGCGGTCGAGGCCTGCCGGGCCCGGTTGCCCGGCGAACCGTCGTTTGGCATCATCCTGCCCGACGGACTTACCACGATCGATCTCCCCCTGGCCACCATGATGCAACGGGCCACCGGCAGCCGATTTCCCCTGTTCGGCGGCACCGCCGGGGACCACTATCGCCTCCAGACTACCTACCAGTTCCATGAGAGACAGGTCTACTCCGACGCCGCTCCCCTGCTGCTCTGCAGCGGGCCGGTGACGATCACCTCTCGCGTGCTCACCGGTAACGAACCGATCGGCCGCTTCTATGAGGCTACCTCGGCGGATAAAAACATCCTTCGAGAAATCGACGGCCGCCCGGCCGCCGATTTCTACCGGGAACTGCTCGGCAGTTATGTGAAAGACCAAGCCATATCCCAATTACCGTTGGCCATCTATGAATTCAACAGTTATGAATTCTGCCTGCGCGACCCGTGGGTTGTCGATGACCAGTCCGGCACCGTAAGCTGTATCGGCACCTTTCCCGAACGCTGCCGAATCCGGCTGACCTCCATCTCCCGCGAGGACATCCTGCGCACCGCCCGAGAGGCCAATGAAGCCATCCTGCACCGCCACCCGGGCGGCCCCCCGGAGCTGATCCTGCTCTTTCCCTGCACGTCGCGGCGACACGTGCTGGGTTCCATGACCAACGACGAGTTTGCCGTGCTGTTCGAGAGTGAAAAGGCGCCTCCGTTCTTCGGCTTCTACTGCTACGGCGAGATCGGCCCCCCGGCCGAACACCGCCCCACGCTCTTCCACAGTGATACCTATATAGCCGTGGGGCTGTCCGAACCGAGTTAA
- the gspD gene encoding type II secretion system secretin GspD: MNSLKRHASVRCCLLLGAVMVLSGLCAVSVVDAQEPKGERYITIDFDNVDINLFIKYMSELTGRNFIVDPNVRGNVTIISPTRISETDAYHVFESVLEIHGFTTVASGSVIKIVPSVEARAKSIETLRPGDQPDPQDRVVTQLVPLTYTTPLEMQKILQPLVSKTSVLLAHTPSGMLIITDTMSNIKRLLDIIEVLDVEYTRDEILVLPLQYANAENLATILNTIFQKATAGGKEEAVVVTSAVKVVPYERINLLIVLAEPTDAERVRKLVEELDTEARRGEGNIHVVYLQNARAAELAKVLGALPQEEAAEAAEGKTPAISKAVNIMPDEETNSLIITASRSEFTVLEEVIQKLDIPRRMVYLEALIMEVDADRSFDVGVQWLAGGIFDDGTGKLVTGFSGEPAYGLITGITDPDNPALPTGFTLGVLKEGIEIGGITFPNIAAVLRAYQGDSDINIISTPQILTTDNKKAEILVGQNVPYITSQNTTSGLQDYTQYEYRDVATKLGITPQISQGDTLRLEIATEVTRLKQGSTEDQFRPTTFKRTAETTVIVRDRETIVIGGIIGQDTTNNEFKIPLLGDIPLIGWLFKTSGSTDTKVNMFIFITPHIIKNPADIAEVSLEREDRLSEDMPRAREELRRNQPKPEHGLVLADRGYEALRNDDLKTARDYLIKALQIDEHNPYALINLGVVYQKEGDYPRAIEMYRKVIETGTEATAMTPADYHGEDLSLVTIARQNIEFVEQLMQK; encoded by the coding sequence ATGAATTCCCTGAAACGACACGCTTCGGTGCGATGCTGCCTGTTGCTGGGCGCTGTCATGGTCCTGTCGGGACTGTGTGCGGTATCCGTGGTCGACGCGCAGGAGCCGAAGGGGGAGCGCTATATCACCATCGATTTCGACAACGTCGACATCAACCTCTTCATCAAGTACATGAGCGAGCTGACCGGCCGCAACTTCATCGTCGATCCCAACGTGCGGGGCAACGTGACGATCATCTCGCCGACCCGTATCTCCGAGACCGATGCCTATCATGTCTTTGAATCGGTGTTGGAAATCCACGGTTTCACCACCGTCGCGTCGGGATCGGTGATCAAGATCGTCCCGTCGGTGGAGGCCCGGGCCAAGTCCATCGAGACGCTGCGGCCCGGCGACCAGCCCGATCCCCAGGACCGGGTGGTGACGCAACTGGTGCCGCTCACCTACACGACGCCGCTGGAGATGCAGAAAATCCTGCAGCCGCTCGTGTCCAAGACCTCGGTGCTGCTCGCCCACACCCCCTCGGGGATGCTGATCATCACCGACACCATGTCCAATATCAAGCGGTTGCTCGACATCATCGAGGTGCTGGACGTGGAGTACACCCGCGACGAGATCCTCGTGCTGCCGCTTCAGTATGCCAACGCCGAGAACCTGGCGACGATTCTCAACACTATCTTCCAGAAGGCCACCGCCGGCGGCAAGGAGGAGGCGGTGGTGGTCACCTCGGCGGTCAAAGTGGTGCCGTACGAAAGGATCAATCTGCTCATCGTGCTGGCCGAGCCCACCGACGCCGAACGGGTGCGCAAACTGGTGGAGGAGTTGGATACCGAAGCACGGCGCGGCGAAGGCAACATCCATGTGGTTTATCTGCAGAATGCCCGGGCCGCCGAACTGGCCAAGGTGCTCGGCGCCCTGCCCCAGGAGGAGGCGGCGGAGGCTGCGGAGGGCAAGACGCCGGCCATCTCCAAGGCGGTCAACATCATGCCCGACGAGGAGACCAACTCGCTGATCATCACTGCCAGCCGTTCCGAGTTCACGGTACTCGAGGAGGTGATCCAGAAGCTCGATATCCCGCGGCGGATGGTCTACCTGGAGGCGCTGATCATGGAGGTGGATGCCGATCGCAGCTTCGATGTGGGGGTGCAATGGCTGGCCGGCGGCATCTTCGACGACGGCACCGGCAAGCTGGTGACCGGCTTCAGCGGCGAGCCCGCCTATGGTCTGATAACCGGGATCACCGATCCGGACAATCCGGCTCTACCCACGGGGTTTACGCTCGGCGTGCTCAAGGAGGGGATCGAGATCGGCGGCATCACCTTTCCCAACATCGCTGCGGTACTGCGCGCCTATCAGGGGGACTCGGACATCAACATCATCTCCACCCCGCAGATCCTCACCACCGACAACAAGAAGGCGGAGATCCTGGTGGGCCAGAACGTGCCCTACATCACCAGCCAAAACACCACCTCGGGCCTGCAGGACTACACCCAGTACGAGTACCGCGACGTGGCCACCAAGCTCGGCATCACCCCGCAAATCAGCCAGGGCGACACGCTGCGGCTGGAGATCGCCACCGAGGTGACGCGGCTGAAACAGGGCTCCACCGAGGACCAGTTCCGGCCCACCACCTTCAAACGCACCGCCGAGACCACGGTAATCGTCCGCGACCGGGAGACCATCGTCATCGGCGGCATCATCGGCCAGGACACCACCAACAACGAGTTCAAGATCCCGCTGCTGGGCGATATCCCGCTCATCGGCTGGCTGTTCAAGACCAGCGGCTCCACCGATACCAAGGTCAACATGTTCATCTTCATCACCCCGCATATCATCAAGAACCCGGCCGATATCGCCGAGGTGTCGCTGGAGCGGGAAGACCGGCTCAGCGAGGATATGCCGCGGGCCAGAGAGGAACTGCGCCGCAACCAGCCCAAGCCGGAACACGGCCTGGTGCTGGCCGACCGGGGTTATGAGGCGCTGCGCAACGATGACCTGAAAACGGCCCGCGACTATCTGATCAAGGCCTTGCAGATCGATGAGCACAACCCGTACGCTCTGATCAATCTCGGTGTCGTCTACCAGAAGGAGGGCGACTACCCGCGCGCCATCGAGATGTACCGCAAGGTCATCGAGACCGGCACCGAGGCGACGGCCATGACGCCGGCGGACTACCACGGCGAGGATCTCTCCCTGGTGACCATCGCCCGGCAGAACATCGAGTTTGTCGAGCAGTTGATGCAGAAATAA
- a CDS encoding adenosylcobalamin-dependent ribonucleoside-diphosphate reductase has protein sequence MTADIRAQVLTETAETVLQRRYYLKDAEGKPRETWETLCRRVADAVAEAKQKPTNYEELRRRFFHMIYHLDFLPNSPCLMNAGTDLGQLSACFVLPVPDSMDGIFTAIRNGALVHKTGGGTGYSFSRLRSKDASVRSTQGVASGPLSFAAVFDAATETIKQGGKRRGANMGVLRIDHPDILDFIVAKQDQQKFNNFNFSVAITDAFMTALAEDGDYDLIEPSTGAVRRSLKAREVFEQIVDLAWLNGEPGVLFIDSANRDNPTPQLGLFEATNPCGEQWLLPYESCNLGSINLARFVENGAIDYDRLQETVQTATVFLDNVIDCNRFPIPEIEEMTLKTRKIGLGIMGLHDLLIQLGIPYGSDQGRQVAATVMQFIHDAAEAESIRLAEEKGAFPAYDATLNDYPPRRNAALTSIQPTGTVSMIADCASGCEPYFSIVMIKHVMDGDRLILVNKYFEQVARAEGFYSEELMQKVADSGTVIGHKEIPKKWQEIFRTAQDICPDDHIKMQGALQKSGVDSSISKTINLPSTATREDVKHSYVLGYNLGCKGLTVYRDGSRDSQVLNTKERSEQLTKTAVVSSNGKRNLPDVLLAKRYRVKDQDQKSVYIIVCFDENEKPMEVFAKFPFDNRFDLKDKSTMWTTTCRLVSLALRFDVPMHEIIKQLDRSSGHMLDLPAQLSKLFKSFMAGTQYGFASTCPECGGQLVFEEGCETCKGCGYSKCS, from the coding sequence ATGACAGCTGACATCCGCGCACAGGTACTGACCGAAACCGCCGAGACCGTCTTGCAGCGCCGCTATTATCTGAAGGATGCCGAGGGTAAGCCACGCGAGACCTGGGAGACCCTGTGCCGGCGGGTGGCCGACGCCGTCGCCGAGGCGAAGCAGAAGCCGACGAACTACGAGGAATTGCGCCGGCGGTTCTTCCACATGATCTATCATTTGGACTTCCTGCCCAATTCGCCCTGTCTGATGAATGCCGGCACCGATCTGGGCCAGTTGTCGGCCTGTTTCGTGCTGCCGGTCCCCGATTCCATGGACGGCATCTTCACCGCCATCCGCAACGGCGCCCTGGTGCACAAGACCGGCGGCGGCACCGGCTACAGTTTTTCACGGCTCCGCTCCAAGGACGCGTCGGTGCGCTCCACCCAGGGGGTCGCCTCCGGGCCGTTGTCGTTCGCCGCCGTCTTCGATGCCGCCACCGAGACCATCAAGCAGGGCGGTAAGCGGCGCGGCGCCAACATGGGCGTATTGCGCATCGACCACCCGGATATCCTCGATTTCATCGTCGCCAAACAGGACCAACAGAAGTTCAACAACTTCAACTTCAGCGTGGCCATCACCGACGCCTTCATGACGGCGCTTGCCGAGGACGGCGACTATGACCTGATCGAGCCGTCCACCGGTGCGGTGCGGCGGTCGCTGAAGGCCCGCGAAGTATTCGAACAGATCGTCGATCTGGCCTGGCTCAACGGTGAGCCGGGGGTGCTGTTCATCGACTCCGCCAATCGCGACAACCCGACGCCGCAGCTCGGCCTCTTCGAGGCCACCAACCCCTGCGGGGAACAGTGGCTGCTGCCCTACGAGAGCTGCAACCTGGGCTCCATCAACCTGGCCCGCTTCGTGGAGAACGGCGCGATTGACTATGATCGGCTCCAGGAGACGGTACAGACCGCCACCGTCTTTCTCGACAACGTCATCGACTGCAACCGTTTCCCGATCCCGGAGATCGAGGAGATGACGCTGAAGACCAGGAAGATCGGTCTCGGCATCATGGGCCTGCACGACCTGCTGATCCAGCTCGGCATCCCCTACGGCAGCGACCAGGGGCGCCAGGTGGCGGCCACGGTCATGCAGTTCATCCATGACGCCGCCGAGGCCGAATCGATCCGTCTCGCCGAGGAGAAGGGAGCGTTTCCCGCCTACGACGCGACGCTCAACGACTACCCGCCGCGGCGCAACGCCGCCCTGACCTCGATCCAGCCCACCGGAACGGTGTCGATGATCGCCGACTGTGCATCGGGGTGCGAGCCCTATTTCTCCATCGTCATGATCAAACATGTGATGGACGGCGACCGGCTGATCCTGGTGAACAAGTATTTTGAACAGGTGGCCCGGGCCGAGGGGTTCTATTCCGAGGAACTGATGCAGAAGGTAGCCGACAGCGGCACCGTGATCGGTCATAAGGAGATCCCGAAGAAGTGGCAGGAGATCTTCCGCACCGCGCAGGACATCTGTCCCGACGATCACATCAAGATGCAGGGGGCGCTGCAGAAGAGCGGCGTCGACTCATCCATCTCCAAGACCATCAACCTGCCGTCCACCGCCACCCGCGAGGATGTCAAGCATTCCTATGTGCTCGGTTACAACCTGGGTTGCAAAGGGCTGACCGTCTATCGCGACGGTTCGCGCGACTCGCAGGTGCTCAACACCAAGGAACGCTCGGAACAGCTCACCAAGACCGCGGTGGTCAGCAGCAACGGCAAGCGCAACCTGCCCGACGTGCTGCTTGCCAAACGCTACCGAGTCAAGGATCAGGACCAGAAATCGGTCTACATCATCGTCTGCTTTGATGAAAACGAGAAACCGATGGAGGTGTTTGCCAAATTTCCCTTTGACAACCGGTTCGATCTGAAGGATAAGTCCACCATGTGGACCACCACCTGCCGGCTGGTGTCGCTGGCCCTGCGGTTCGACGTGCCGATGCACGAGATCATCAAGCAGCTCGACCGTTCCAGCGGCCACATGCTCGACCTGCCGGCGCAGCTGAGCAAGCTGTTTAAATCCTTCATGGCCGGGACCCAGTACGGGTTTGCCAGCACCTGTCCGGAGTGCGGCGGGCAGCTGGTCTTCGAGGAAGGGTGTGAGACCTGCAAGGGATGCGGGTACAGCAAATGCTCATAA
- a CDS encoding SEC-C metal-binding domain-containing protein, whose amino-acid sequence MAKIGRNERCPCGSGKKYKHCCARKPQLRPVVQQPQSGVVQRAVDGICLAAEQRRQVINELGVFVLFATGAGNAWLLEVTDADCVQVARDGERLWPTINETAETIEVEWSHTYRLVDGRLVLTAYADKSESVLEDCPVREVAASIRRVEKKFPPSARAGLHIDPPAEPTAP is encoded by the coding sequence ATGGCGAAGATCGGCAGAAACGAACGTTGCCCCTGCGGCAGCGGTAAAAAATACAAGCATTGTTGCGCCCGCAAACCCCAGCTCCGGCCGGTGGTCCAGCAACCGCAATCCGGCGTGGTGCAGCGGGCGGTGGATGGTATTTGTCTGGCCGCCGAACAGCGGCGCCAGGTGATCAACGAACTGGGGGTGTTCGTTCTGTTCGCCACCGGTGCCGGCAACGCCTGGCTGCTGGAGGTGACCGACGCCGACTGCGTCCAGGTGGCCCGTGACGGTGAACGGTTATGGCCGACCATCAACGAGACCGCCGAGACCATCGAGGTGGAATGGAGCCACACCTATCGGCTGGTTGATGGCCGGCTGGTGCTGACCGCCTACGCCGACAAGAGCGAATCGGTCCTGGAGGATTGCCCGGTACGCGAAGTTGCTGCTTCCATCCGCCGGGTGGAAAAGAAATTCCCGCCTTCCGCACGGGCCGGGCTGCATATCGATCCACCGGCGGAACCGACGGCCCCCTGA
- a CDS encoding VanZ family protein, whose translation MGRSLHLLPMALVMGGIFFLSHQPGDEISLELFFGVDKVAHAFAYGVLAATVLLALPSRWRTTMPLHAALLAWAACLLFGLSDEFHQSFVPGREASLGDLVADAFGAALVCGGWFIRMKRTLFR comes from the coding sequence ATGGGCCGCAGTCTGCACCTGCTCCCCATGGCGCTGGTCATGGGGGGTATCTTTTTCCTGTCGCACCAGCCGGGCGACGAGATCAGCCTGGAGCTGTTCTTCGGGGTCGATAAGGTGGCGCACGCCTTTGCCTACGGCGTGCTCGCCGCCACCGTGCTGCTGGCGCTGCCGTCGCGGTGGCGCACTACCATGCCGCTACACGCGGCGCTGCTCGCCTGGGCCGCCTGCCTCCTGTTCGGCCTCAGCGACGAGTTCCATCAGTCGTTTGTCCCCGGCCGGGAAGCCAGCCTCGGCGACCTGGTGGCCGACGCCTTCGGCGCGGCGCTGGTGTGCGGGGGCTGGTTCATCCGGATGAAGCGTACTTTGTTTAGGTAG
- the hemB gene encoding porphobilinogen synthase produces MVFPEYRSRRLRRTAALRALVRETRLSAEQLVYPLFIVPGTKVRQEVPSMPGVFRLSVDRLAAEAETLLKLGISAVILFGIPEKKDGAGSGAHAKDGIVQRGIRELKKRTPQLTVITDVCLCEYTDHGHCGFLVNNEVDNDATLEILAQTALSHARAGADMVAPSDMMDGRVAEIRGMLDENGFEMVPIMSYAVKYASAFYGPFRDAAESTPQFGDRRGYQMDPANVREALREATLDTEEGADILMVKPALAYLDIIARLREEFDLPIAAYQVSGEYAMIKAAAANGWIDGERAMEESLLAIRRAGADIIITYFAKEMARLLHKQ; encoded by the coding sequence ATGGTTTTTCCCGAATACCGTTCCCGCCGCCTGCGCCGCACCGCCGCCCTGCGCGCCCTGGTCAGAGAGACCCGTCTCAGCGCCGAGCAGCTGGTCTACCCGCTCTTTATCGTGCCCGGCACCAAGGTGCGCCAGGAGGTACCCTCCATGCCCGGCGTCTTCCGCCTCAGCGTCGACCGGCTGGCCGCCGAGGCCGAAACGCTGCTCAAGCTCGGCATCTCTGCCGTGATCCTGTTCGGCATTCCGGAGAAAAAGGATGGCGCCGGCTCGGGCGCCCACGCCAAGGACGGTATCGTCCAGCGGGGCATTCGCGAGTTGAAGAAACGCACCCCGCAGCTGACCGTCATTACCGATGTCTGCTTGTGCGAGTACACCGATCACGGCCATTGCGGCTTTCTGGTCAACAACGAGGTGGACAACGACGCCACCCTGGAGATCCTCGCCCAGACGGCGCTGTCGCATGCCCGCGCCGGGGCCGACATGGTCGCCCCGTCGGACATGATGGACGGGCGGGTGGCCGAGATCCGGGGCATGCTCGACGAGAACGGTTTCGAGATGGTGCCGATCATGTCCTATGCCGTCAAATACGCCTCCGCCTTCTACGGACCGTTCCGCGACGCCGCCGAGTCCACCCCGCAGTTCGGCGACCGGCGCGGCTACCAGATGGATCCGGCCAATGTCCGCGAGGCCCTGCGCGAAGCGACGCTGGACACCGAGGAAGGGGCTGACATCCTGATGGTCAAGCCGGCCCTGGCCTACCTGGATATCATCGCCCGTCTGCGCGAGGAATTCGACCTGCCCATCGCCGCCTATCAGGTCAGCGGCGAATATGCGATGATCAAGGCAGCGGCCGCTAACGGCTGGATCGACGGGGAACGGGCCATGGAGGAATCCCTGCTGGCCATCCGCCGCGCCGGAGCGGACATCATCATCACCTACTTCGCCAAGGAGATGGCGCGGCTCTTGCACAAGCAATAA
- a CDS encoding helix-turn-helix domain-containing protein codes for MKHRILIIDDEASIRESLSGILEDEGFRAVAAAEALLPYRSNDFKEARRPFERGCLHAKLNENDGNISSTAEQIGLERSHLYKKLKSLDLIS; via the coding sequence ATGAAACACCGCATTCTCATCATTGACGACGAGGCATCCATTCGCGAATCGCTGTCCGGCATCCTCGAAGACGAAGGCTTTCGGGCCGTTGCTGCGGCTGAAGCGCTGCTCCCCTACCGCAGCAACGATTTCAAAGAAGCGCGCCGCCCCTTCGAACGCGGCTGCCTGCACGCCAAACTCAACGAAAACGACGGCAACATCTCCAGCACGGCCGAACAGATCGGCCTGGAGCGGAGCCATCTGTACAAGAAACTGAAGTCTTTGGACCTCATCTCGTAA
- a CDS encoding sensor histidine kinase, translated as MNLHAAHDEPAFPPGSDPHSPVPAQIKKQRLLKRRMVRRIIYVCIALIPVFTWLQGRLFEHDFELPFSSTIIVFALINLNVVLILLVLFLILRYLAELIFERQMNIMGSRLRSKLVISFLSLSLLPTILLFFVSLQFISSSVDYWFNSNIEQSLQESLALAQNTIQESQTQARITGDAVAARLVGPNADRVTAGGNEGLTELLALAPATVPSALSLLFDGSRVDLHTASRALQGILLPKVPVDVLQRVRAEQSGEVILQETDQGELVRHVRPIDNGGPAEEATILVTTLLIDRAKLDRLTAISSGIEGYRQLKYLKDPFKFWLLLILLFVTLLIVFAAIWFGLRIARSITEPVDRLVAATKRVSKGDFDFVMEDIANDEIGQLMTSFNSMTANIHSGNKKLAETHQALERSSQESQQRRRYMEIILQNVSAGVISLDEFGRITTINRFAEKLLRIDSSRFIGMTYRQALPREYALIIDRFIEELYATEKMTIEQHLKVVINRISLSLLVNFTRLENDDGAPIGFVLVFDNLTKLEKMQRMAAWREVARRIAHEIKNPLTPIQLSAQRLRKRYPELLEGEESVFDRCTETIISQVEALKQLVSEFSQFARMPKINKAPANLAALTRDTLVLYREAHKNIAFSCTTDPDLSIFEFDAEQIKRCLINLLDNAVAVLPDGGTIDVELAVNPDAQSALIKVCDSGPGISKENKTRLFEPYFSTKKSGTGLGLAIVSTIVTDHGGYIRVLDNAPHGSVFVIELPLSGDAVPSGPSQHEVV; from the coding sequence ATGAACCTCCACGCCGCCCATGATGAACCGGCCTTTCCCCCCGGTTCCGACCCGCACAGCCCGGTGCCGGCTCAGATCAAGAAACAGCGGCTGCTGAAGAGACGGATGGTGCGGCGCATCATCTACGTCTGTATCGCCCTGATCCCGGTCTTCACCTGGCTGCAGGGGCGGCTTTTCGAGCATGACTTCGAGCTGCCTTTTTCCAGCACCATCATCGTCTTTGCGCTGATCAACCTCAACGTCGTCCTCATTCTGCTCGTCCTCTTTCTCATCCTGCGCTACCTGGCCGAGCTGATCTTCGAGCGGCAGATGAACATCATGGGTAGCCGCCTTAGAAGCAAGCTGGTGATCTCCTTTCTCAGCCTGTCGCTGCTCCCCACCATTTTGTTGTTCTTCGTCTCCCTGCAGTTCATATCCTCGAGCGTCGATTACTGGTTCAACTCGAACATCGAACAATCCCTGCAGGAATCACTGGCCTTGGCGCAAAACACCATCCAGGAGTCGCAGACCCAGGCCAGGATTACCGGTGACGCGGTCGCCGCCCGCCTGGTCGGTCCGAACGCGGACCGGGTCACCGCCGGCGGCAACGAGGGGCTGACCGAGCTGCTGGCACTGGCCCCGGCCACGGTGCCTTCGGCGCTGTCCCTGCTGTTCGACGGCAGCCGGGTCGATCTGCATACGGCCAGCCGGGCGTTGCAGGGCATCCTGCTGCCCAAGGTACCGGTGGACGTTCTGCAGCGAGTCAGGGCCGAGCAAAGCGGCGAGGTGATCCTGCAGGAGACCGATCAAGGAGAACTGGTGCGCCACGTCCGCCCCATCGACAATGGCGGACCCGCGGAAGAGGCCACCATCCTGGTCACCACCCTGCTCATCGACCGCGCCAAACTGGACCGGCTAACCGCCATCTCCAGCGGCATCGAGGGGTATCGCCAACTCAAGTATCTGAAAGATCCGTTCAAATTCTGGCTGCTGCTGATCTTGCTGTTCGTTACCCTGCTCATCGTCTTTGCCGCCATCTGGTTCGGCCTGCGCATCGCCCGTTCGATCACCGAGCCGGTTGATCGGTTGGTGGCCGCCACCAAACGGGTATCGAAAGGTGATTTCGATTTCGTCATGGAAGATATCGCCAACGACGAAATCGGCCAGTTGATGACCTCCTTCAACTCCATGACGGCCAACATCCACAGCGGCAACAAGAAACTGGCGGAGACCCACCAGGCCCTGGAGCGGAGTTCACAGGAGTCGCAACAGCGGCGGCGCTACATGGAGATCATCCTGCAGAACGTCTCGGCCGGGGTCATCTCGCTCGATGAATTCGGCCGAATCACCACCATCAACCGCTTCGCCGAAAAACTGCTGCGCATCGACAGCAGCCGTTTTATCGGCATGACCTACCGCCAGGCCCTGCCCCGCGAATACGCCCTGATCATCGACCGCTTCATCGAGGAACTCTACGCCACCGAGAAGATGACCATCGAGCAGCACCTGAAGGTGGTCATCAACCGCATCTCCCTGTCGCTGCTGGTCAATTTCACCCGGCTGGAAAACGATGACGGGGCGCCGATCGGGTTCGTCCTGGTCTTCGACAACCTGACCAAACTGGAGAAAATGCAACGCATGGCCGCCTGGCGGGAAGTAGCCCGGCGCATCGCCCACGAGATCAAAAACCCGCTGACCCCCATCCAGCTGTCCGCCCAGCGGCTGCGCAAGCGCTACCCGGAACTGCTGGAGGGTGAGGAGTCGGTGTTCGACCGGTGTACCGAGACCATCATCAGCCAGGTGGAAGCGCTCAAGCAGCTGGTCAGCGAGTTCTCCCAATTCGCCCGGATGCCGAAGATCAACAAGGCCCCGGCCAATCTGGCCGCCTTGACCAGGGACACGTTGGTCCTCTACCGGGAGGCCCACAAGAACATTGCCTTCAGCTGCACCACCGACCCGGACCTGTCGATCTTCGAATTTGACGCCGAGCAGATCAAGCGCTGCCTGATCAACCTGCTGGACAACGCGGTTGCCGTTCTACCCGATGGCGGCACCATAGACGTGGAGCTGGCCGTGAACCCGGACGCCCAATCGGCGCTGATCAAGGTCTGTGACAGCGGGCCGGGGATCAGCAAAGAAAACAAGACCCGGCTGTTCGAGCCCTATTTCTCCACCAAAAAATCAGGCACCGGGCTCGGCCTGGCCATCGTCTCCACCATCGTCACCGACCACGGCGGCTATATCAGGGTGCTGGACAACGCGCCGCACGGCTCGGTCTTCGTCATCGAGTTGCCCCTGTCCGGCGATGCGGTGCCCTCCGGACCCAGCCAGCACGAGGTTGTCTAA
- a CDS encoding DUF4390 domain-containing protein — MSIRSFSCAVLLLVAVCCAGRAFSTPPEPSGPHLTDIILTTSESDLLLFGELRNSVTSAMEEGLYSGIPIRFTFFVSLEKSQSGWFDEELASLNFSHTLSFDTLKETYVVETEENGGRRQTVHSYPEALQLLNEINGMRIIALAELAPDTKYRLRIKADLHKKTLPLALHTVVPFISWWDLDTDWYTVEFMY, encoded by the coding sequence ATGTCGATACGTTCTTTCAGTTGCGCCGTCTTATTGCTTGTCGCCGTCTGCTGTGCCGGCCGGGCCTTCTCGACACCACCGGAGCCGTCCGGCCCGCACCTCACCGACATTATCCTCACCACCTCGGAAAGCGATTTACTCCTTTTCGGGGAGCTGCGCAACAGTGTCACCTCCGCCATGGAGGAAGGTCTGTACAGCGGTATCCCGATCCGCTTCACCTTTTTCGTCAGCCTGGAAAAGAGCCAGTCCGGCTGGTTCGACGAGGAGCTGGCCTCACTGAACTTTTCTCATACGCTTTCCTTTGATACACTCAAGGAAACCTACGTGGTCGAGACCGAGGAGAACGGTGGACGACGCCAGACCGTTCACTCCTATCCCGAAGCGCTGCAGCTGCTCAACGAGATTAACGGCATGCGGATCATCGCCCTGGCGGAGCTGGCTCCGGACACCAAATACCGATTGCGGATCAAGGCCGACCTGCACAAGAAAACGCTGCCCCTCGCTCTCCATACGGTCGTCCCCTTCATCTCCTGGTGGGATCTGGACACCGATTGGTATACGGTAGAATTCATGTACTAA